A single window of Acanthopagrus latus isolate v.2019 chromosome 1, fAcaLat1.1, whole genome shotgun sequence DNA harbors:
- the LOC119025305 gene encoding transcription factor AP-4-like isoform X3, which produces MQSINAGFQSLKTLLPHTDGEKLSKAAILQQTADYIFALEQEKTQLLAQNNQLKRFIQEFSGSSPKRRRAEEKDEGIGSPDTLEEEKVEELRREMLELRQQLDKERSARMQMEEQVRSLDTQMSPERMKVITQQVEEEQAILQSQTLLRLQQIHAADRQTHSPQVLAPPTPPAPTHHPTVIVPAPTLTQHPHHHVTVVTMSPSVHTSTVSTSRQNLDTIVQAIQHIERTQERRASAEEEQRRAVIVSPAHVAMDTACSDTDTDTEGEDCSMN; this is translated from the exons ATGCAGAGCATCAACGCAGGCTTCCAGTCCCTGAAAACACTCCTGCCCCACACAGACGGAGAGAAACTCAGCAAG GCGGCTATCCTGCAGCAGACGGCAGACTACATCTTCGCCTTAGAGCAGGAAAAGACGCAGCTCCTGGCACAGAACAACCAGCTCAAACGCTTCATCCAG GAGTTTAGCGGCTCATCGCCTAAGAGGAGGCGAGCGGAGGAGAAGGACGAAGGGATCGGCTCTCCAGacacactggaggaggagaaagttgaggagctgaggagggagaTGTTAGAGCTGCGGCAGCAACTGGACAAGGAGCGCTCGGCTCGTAtgcagatggaggagcag GTGCGATCTCTTGACACCCAGATGAGCCCCGAGCGTATGAAGGTGATCAcccagcaggtggaggaggagcaggccaTCCTCCAGAGCCAGACACTGTTACGACTGCAGCAGATCCATGCCGCcgacagacaaacacacagtccacag GTGCTGGCTCCACCCACTCCCCCCGCCCCAACCCACCACCCTACAGTCATCGTCCCAGCCCCAACACTAACTCAGCACCCCCACCATCATGTCACCGTGGTGACCATGAGTCCATCTGTCCACACCAGCACCGTGTCAACATCCAGACAGAACCTGGACACTATTGTGCAG GCAATCCAGCACATTGAGCGCacccaggagaggagagcgagcgCCGAGGAGGAGCAAAGGCGAGCGGTCATCGTTAGCCCCGCGCACGTCGCCATGGACACCGcctgctcagacacagacaccGACACAGAGGGGGAGGACTGCTCGATGAACTGA
- the LOC119025305 gene encoding transcription factor AP-4-like isoform X2: MLELRSSWQRQLTTADLISEDPRQVSPVLANIPLSPETAQDQERRIRREIANSNERRRMQSINAGFQSLKTLLPHTDGEKLSKAAILQQTADYIFALEQEKTQLLAQNNQLKRFIQEFSGSSPKRRRAEEKDEGIGSPDTLEEEKVEELRREMLELRQQLDKERSARMQMEEQVRSLDTQMSPERMKVITQQVEEEQAILQSQTLLRLQQIHAADRQTHSPQVLAPPTPPAPTHHPTVIVPAPTLTQHPHHHVTVVTMSPSVHTSTVSTSRQNLDTIVQAIQHIERTQERRASAEEEQRRAVIVSPAHVAMDTACSDTDTDTEGEDCSMN, encoded by the exons ATGTTGGAGCTCCGCAGCTCCTGGCAGCGACAGCTGACAACAGCTGATCTCATCTCTGAAGATCCCCGGCAGGTTTCACCTGT CCTGGCCAACATCCCCCTCAGTCCAGAGACAGCCCAGGACCAGGAGAGACGAATCCGCCGTGAGATTGCTAACAGCAACGAACGCCGGCGCATGCAGAGCATCAACGCAGGCTTCCAGTCCCTGAAAACACTCCTGCCCCACACAGACGGAGAGAAACTCAGCAAG GCGGCTATCCTGCAGCAGACGGCAGACTACATCTTCGCCTTAGAGCAGGAAAAGACGCAGCTCCTGGCACAGAACAACCAGCTCAAACGCTTCATCCAG GAGTTTAGCGGCTCATCGCCTAAGAGGAGGCGAGCGGAGGAGAAGGACGAAGGGATCGGCTCTCCAGacacactggaggaggagaaagttgaggagctgaggagggagaTGTTAGAGCTGCGGCAGCAACTGGACAAGGAGCGCTCGGCTCGTAtgcagatggaggagcag GTGCGATCTCTTGACACCCAGATGAGCCCCGAGCGTATGAAGGTGATCAcccagcaggtggaggaggagcaggccaTCCTCCAGAGCCAGACACTGTTACGACTGCAGCAGATCCATGCCGCcgacagacaaacacacagtccacag GTGCTGGCTCCACCCACTCCCCCCGCCCCAACCCACCACCCTACAGTCATCGTCCCAGCCCCAACACTAACTCAGCACCCCCACCATCATGTCACCGTGGTGACCATGAGTCCATCTGTCCACACCAGCACCGTGTCAACATCCAGACAGAACCTGGACACTATTGTGCAG GCAATCCAGCACATTGAGCGCacccaggagaggagagcgagcgCCGAGGAGGAGCAAAGGCGAGCGGTCATCGTTAGCCCCGCGCACGTCGCCATGGACACCGcctgctcagacacagacaccGACACAGAGGGGGAGGACTGCTCGATGAACTGA
- the LOC119025305 gene encoding transcription factor AP-4-like isoform X1: protein MEYFMMPTEKIPSLQQFKKTEKDVIGGLCSLANIPLSPETAQDQERRIRREIANSNERRRMQSINAGFQSLKTLLPHTDGEKLSKAAILQQTADYIFALEQEKTQLLAQNNQLKRFIQEFSGSSPKRRRAEEKDEGIGSPDTLEEEKVEELRREMLELRQQLDKERSARMQMEEQVRSLDTQMSPERMKVITQQVEEEQAILQSQTLLRLQQIHAADRQTHSPQVLAPPTPPAPTHHPTVIVPAPTLTQHPHHHVTVVTMSPSVHTSTVSTSRQNLDTIVQAIQHIERTQERRASAEEEQRRAVIVSPAHVAMDTACSDTDTDTEGEDCSMN, encoded by the exons ATGGAATATTTCATGATGCCGACAGAGAAGATACCGTCCTTACAGCAGTTCAAGAAGACGGAGAAGGATGTTATCGGGGGTCTCTGCAG CCTGGCCAACATCCCCCTCAGTCCAGAGACAGCCCAGGACCAGGAGAGACGAATCCGCCGTGAGATTGCTAACAGCAACGAACGCCGGCGCATGCAGAGCATCAACGCAGGCTTCCAGTCCCTGAAAACACTCCTGCCCCACACAGACGGAGAGAAACTCAGCAAG GCGGCTATCCTGCAGCAGACGGCAGACTACATCTTCGCCTTAGAGCAGGAAAAGACGCAGCTCCTGGCACAGAACAACCAGCTCAAACGCTTCATCCAG GAGTTTAGCGGCTCATCGCCTAAGAGGAGGCGAGCGGAGGAGAAGGACGAAGGGATCGGCTCTCCAGacacactggaggaggagaaagttgaggagctgaggagggagaTGTTAGAGCTGCGGCAGCAACTGGACAAGGAGCGCTCGGCTCGTAtgcagatggaggagcag GTGCGATCTCTTGACACCCAGATGAGCCCCGAGCGTATGAAGGTGATCAcccagcaggtggaggaggagcaggccaTCCTCCAGAGCCAGACACTGTTACGACTGCAGCAGATCCATGCCGCcgacagacaaacacacagtccacag GTGCTGGCTCCACCCACTCCCCCCGCCCCAACCCACCACCCTACAGTCATCGTCCCAGCCCCAACACTAACTCAGCACCCCCACCATCATGTCACCGTGGTGACCATGAGTCCATCTGTCCACACCAGCACCGTGTCAACATCCAGACAGAACCTGGACACTATTGTGCAG GCAATCCAGCACATTGAGCGCacccaggagaggagagcgagcgCCGAGGAGGAGCAAAGGCGAGCGGTCATCGTTAGCCCCGCGCACGTCGCCATGGACACCGcctgctcagacacagacaccGACACAGAGGGGGAGGACTGCTCGATGAACTGA
- the mvb12a gene encoding multivesicular body subunit 12A — protein MGVGVRMDSALPALTRKTKKFRLWTKRLFACQTVSPRRAVREHINKMSLMERGGGVRPITAVAWTSNSGTCPKDFNLISITEDGAAANFTRSFGMKSGYYLCYSKDLAGGMVVTDIQLISDKESIPHGYCYIAEHLEPRATVSKKKRVCVRVAPVGSVDTAVLDVKLTAKSKMMLQHHTYVGDIHGYVLWCRKGYFTSPVPQAKPRSVSLDFRGLSLEQPTAPLPLRPSNPPPRLPLNKLSQRRCSLSSKDSSDKPADSSFQGITALDGVPFSLHPKFDIQANSTTLQLNSQLNNIRIKSLQDIENEYNYTFAVEESASKRIRPSVPTGGAPSEQ, from the exons ATGGGAGTTGGAGTCAGAATGGATTCGGCacttcctgctttgacaaggAAGACCAAGAAGTTTCGGCTGTGGACTAAGAGGCTGTTCGCCTGCCAAACCGTGTCCCCTCGAAGAGCCGTACGcgaacacataaacaaa ATGTCTTTGATGGAGCGTGGGGGAGGCGTCCGGCCGATCACCGCGGTGGCGTGGACCTCCAACTCCGGCACCTGCCCCAAAGATTTTAACCTG ATCAGCATCACAGAAGACGGAGCAGCAGCGAACTTTACACGCAGCTTTGGGATGAAGTCTGGATATTACCTCTGTTACAGCAAG gaCTTGGCAGGTGGTATGGTAGTGACAGACATTCAGCTCATTTCTGACAAGGAATCTATTCCTCATGGTTATTGCTACATAGCAGAGCACCTTGAACCGa gggCCACTGTTTCAAAGAAgaagcgcgtgtgtgtgcgtgtcgcCCCAGTGGGCAGTGTGGACACAGCTGTGTTGgatgttaaactgacagccaaAAGCAAAATGATGTTGCAGCACCACACATACGTGGG AGACATCCATGGCTACGTGCTGTGGTGCAGAAAGGGCTATTTCACAAGCCCCGTGCCTCAAGCCAAGCCCCGCAGTGTCAGTCTGGACTTCCGCGGACTTTCACTGGAGCAGCCGACTGCTCCTCTGCCCCTCAGACCCAG CAACCCTCCTCCTAGGCTGCCACTGAACAAACTGAGTCAGAGACgctgcagcctcagcagcaAGGACAGCTCGGACAAACCCGCCGACAGCAGTTTCCAGGGAATCACAG CTCTAGATGGAGTTCCCTTCAGCCTCCACCCAAAGTTTGATATCCAGGCAAACAGCACA ACTCTTCAGCTCAACTCTCAGCTAAACAACATTCGCATTAAGTCTCTCCAAGACATCGAAAATGAG TACAACTACACTTTTGCTGTGGAGGAATCTGCCTCCAAGAGGATCAGACCGTCAGTGCCAACAGGAGGCGCTCCATCTGAGCAGTAA